The proteins below are encoded in one region of Sander lucioperca isolate FBNREF2018 chromosome 11, SLUC_FBN_1.2, whole genome shotgun sequence:
- the s1pr4 gene encoding sphingosine 1-phosphate receptor 4 has protein sequence MNVFSSLTSSSSCPHLYHIPSYPSNITISNGTTAANEINHVILRHYNHTGRLQNRTISNTQNHISAPMAVFLFFSIFIILENLLVLVAVISRIRHSQRWVYVCIANITLSDLLTGTAYLVNICMSGSQTFRLTPALWLFREGMLFVALAASIFSLLLIAVERYTTMMKPLPQKSARKTYYRIYGLVALCWVLALVIGFLPLLGWNCVCSLDGCSTLLPLYSKTYIFFSLVIFFLILLAIGVLYGAIYCHVHKSAQLGPKRSRKRSLDLLKTVITIVGVFLLCWGPLFLLLLVDFFCASRQCALLFSADFCISLAVLNSGLNPIIYALGSSELRKAIAELLCCCCLKAGLCHPDKFTSKETSSTSESRRDSLRNSFNKVRNLSVASPPSTPNKPRRAPRKYRLSSTTSCLSVSSG, from the coding sequence ATGAATGTCTTTTCATccctcacctcctcctcatcctgccCACACTTGTACCACATACCCAGTTACCCCAGCAACATCACCATATCAAACGGCACCACTGCAGCCAACGAGATCAACCATGTGATCCTGCGGCATTACAACCACACCGGCCGCCTGCAGAACAGGACCATCTCAAACACCCAGAACCACATCAGTGCCCCCATGGCCGTCTTCCTCTTCTTCAGTATTTTCATCATTCTGGAGAATCTCCTGGTGCTGGTGGCTGTCATCTCCCGCATCCGCCACAGTCAGCGCTGGGTTTACGTCTGCATTGCCAACATCACACTCAGTGACCTCCTCACCGGCACTGCCTACCTGGTAAACATCTGTATGTCTGGCAGCCAGACGTTTCGCCTCACCCCTGCTCTGTGGCTCTTCAGAGAAGGGATGCTGTTTGTGGCCCTGGCAGCATCCATATTCAGTTTGTTGCTGATTGCTGTGGAGCGTTACACCACCATGATGAAGCCACTGCCCCAGAAGTCAGCCAGGAAGACCTACTATAGGATCTATGGCTTGGTAGCACTCTGCTGGGTTTTGGCGCTGGTGATTGGCTTTCTCCCCTTGCTGGGCTGGAActgtgtgtgcagcctggacgGATGTTCCACCCTCCTTCCTCTCTACTCCAAGACCTacatctttttctctctcgtCATCTTCTTCCTCATCCTCCTGGCTATTGGTGTGCTCTATGGTGCCATCTACTGCCACGTGCACAAGAGTGCACAGCTGGGCCCAAAGCGCAGTCGCAAACGCTCTTTGGATCTGCTTAAAACTGTGATCACCATTGTTGGGGTCTTTTTGCTCTGCTGGGGACCACTGTTCCTGCTGTTACTAGTGGATTTCTTCTGTGCCTCCCGTCAGTGTGCACTGCTGTTCAGCGCTGACTTTTGCATCTCCCTGGCTGTCCTCAACTCCGGCCTGAACCCCATCATCTACGCCCTGGGCAGCAGTGAATTGAGGAAGGCTATTGCTGAGCTGCTGTGCTGCTGTTGCCTGAAGGCCGGCCTCTGTCACCCAGACAAATTCACATCCAAGGAGACCAGCAGCACCTCAGAGAGCAGGAGGGACAGTCTGAGGAACAGTTTTAACAAGGTCAGGAACCTGAGCGTGGCCTCCCCACCATCAACTCCTAACAAGCCTCGCAGGGCACCCCGAAAATATAGGCTGAGCTCCACCACCAGCTGCCTGTCAGTTTCAAGTGGTTAA